The genomic window TCTAATTTGCAACAAACAAATTTATTTAATTTAATCTACCCTTTATATGTAAAAGAAACAAAAAGATTTTTCCTAAATAAAATTCGAAATCTTTCTTTAGTTAAAGCAACCACTAACAATCTAAATAATACTACATCTAATATACATGAAGAAATCTGGGATTTATTAGATGAAAATATAAAAATTGTATTAATAGATATGAAGTATCAAGGAGTTCTTTCTAATTTTATTCTTAAAAAATTTATATCTTCTGGTAAGTCAAAAAAAATATTGTTAGAACATACTAAGAATGAATATAACTCTACAAAAAAAATAGATGGTTAAAAAGATCTGAATTATTAAAATAATATGAACTTTCTTTTTTCAATCCTAATTTCCATATTTACTTTTAGCTCAAACCCTAACCTATCAATAGATATTTTATTTACATCTATTCACAACCTGTGCACAAACTCATATTGGTCTGGCAAATATGCGGAATGCATTTATAGAAATACCAACTTCATAAACATACTTTCAAATAGGTATATAGAAAATTTGCCAAATGAGCAAATGCATAAAAACTTTCTTGCTTATAACAATACTATTAATACTTTATGTAGGTATCATGCAAATTCACATGCAATATTTGATTACCCAAGCAATGATGATGCCTATGCATATTGTTTCATTAATCTATACAAAGGTTATCTTAAAACTGTAGTTAATATTGAGCAAAATTCGTTTTACGATAAAAATTGCAAAACAGATAAAAACAAATTGGCTCTACATAAAATTCGGTATCTAATTAAAAAGGCGAAAATTCTTTTATTTATCTTAAACAAAGATTCAAATGAAGCAGTAGATTTGTATGATAAACAAATGTATAGAACTTATGATTTATCTTTAGAACATCTTAAAAATTTAGAAAAACAGCTCTATGAATTTAATAATAATGGGTGTTTTAATTCAAATATCAGTTCAATTTTAAAAATTTTAGTTGATAATTTTTCTGAATATTCATTTTTATACATTCCCAGTAGCTTTTACAAAAAATTTAAATTAATAGCCGAGCAAGCCCTTTTGCATTGCGATTCTAATTGCAAACGTTTTGATTTTAATAAGTGGATTAAAAGCTCCAGGACACAGGTACTTTCAAATGCATGGCTTCAATACAGCGAGCAATTTTGTTCATTACTCACCAGCACTCTTAAGGAGCCTGATACTGTAGATTACAAAAAAAATTGTCTTTATACTAAGGCTTATCAACTAGAAAATCTCGGCATTCTGTTATCAAAATTTCAAATAGATAATTTAGATTATTATTCAATTGCCGATCTTCAAACACAAATAAATATAGATACTAACTATCTAATGAAAGAAAATAGAGATTGGACAAAACCTTTAATCAATGCCTACAAACACTTCTCTAATATGTATTGCCATAATAAGGCTAGTGTTTGTAAAAGCTTTTTAGAAATGATTTATTTAAAAGACTTAATTGAAGTTCACGCATATCAAAGCAAACTTATTTTTAAAGATTTGGGGATTGAACCCATAGAATCTGGATTAGATTAAGTTGTGCAAAATCCTCTATTATTTTTAATATTTACAGTTAAAATAAATTAGAACTTAACTTAAGGAGAAGATATGTTTCCAGAATACCGCGACTTAATTAGTAAACTTAAAAATGAGGATGCACACTTCACTCGCTTATTCGACTTACACAATGAGCTAGATCATCAAGTTGAAGCACTTGAAGCTAATCCTATAACTCAAGGTCGTGAAGAGATTGACCTACTTAAGAAAAAGAAACTTCAACTTAAAGATCAAATCTACGAATATCTTCGTAACGTTGCTCAAAAAGACTAATCTACACTTACTTCACTAAAATAGATAAGCCTTCCATCATATAGGAAGGCTTTATATTTTGCTCATCTATTTTTCAGATATTTCTTTATATCGTACTCAATTGGAATCGTAAAACTAAGAGTTTCCCCGTTCATCATTGAATTTGGTGGCTTTGGCAATGGCGAAGCTTTCAT from Taylorella equigenitalis ATCC 35865 includes these protein-coding regions:
- a CDS encoding YdcH family protein; this translates as MFPEYRDLISKLKNEDAHFTRLFDLHNELDHQVEALEANPITQGREEIDLLKKKKLQLKDQIYEYLRNVAQKD